One segment of Salvelinus alpinus chromosome 1, SLU_Salpinus.1, whole genome shotgun sequence DNA contains the following:
- the LOC139575030 gene encoding tripartite motif-containing protein 16-like protein, whose amino-acid sequence MPLPNYAPSSNEIMPVPKKAGRKSQAAPAEVPPVYEPNIHDPTTRTDLMKYWIPLSLDDKTAQKLLWISESNLKVLRMSEEVCPYPMRPERYEHSPQVLCKEGLLGQRGYWEVDYGGWVVIGAVYESMGRKNGPCGLGENESSWGAGWAGSCYHVWHNGENVEVELPLCNTMSIYLDQPAGIIKFFIVEGEGEAEKAVRLIHKFKTDLKEKILPCFWVGSKSFCWIRKKEGQ is encoded by the exons GAAGAAAATCCCAGGCAGCTCCTGCAG AGGTGCCGCCGGTGTACGAGCCCAATATTCATGATCCCACCACCAGGACTGACCTCATGAAAT ACTGGATCCCCCTCTCCCTGGATGACAAGACGGCCCAGAAGCTGCTGTGGATATCCGAGAGCAACCTCAAGGTGTTGCGTATGTCAGAGGAGGTGTGTCCATACCCCATGAGACCGGAGAGATATGAGCATTCGCCACAG GTGCTGTGTAAGGAGGGTCTGTTGGGGCAGAGAGGGTACTGGGAGGTGGACTATGGCGGCTGGGTGGTGATTGGAGCAGTGTACGAGAGCATGGGCCGGAAGAATGGGCCATGTGGGCTGGGGGAGAACGAAAGCTCATGGGGTGCAGGCTGGGCCGGCTCCTGCTACCACGTCTGGCACAACGGGGAGAACGTGGAGGTCGAGCTCCCTTTGTGCAACACCATGAGCATATACCTGGACCAGCCCGCTGGCATCATCAAATTCTTCATCGTGGAAGGAGAAGGGGAGGCGGAGAAGGCGGTGCGACTGATACACAAGTTCAAAACTGACCTCAAAGAGAAGATTCTGCCTTGTTTCTGGGTTGGCAGTAAATCCTTCTGTTGGATCCGGAAGAAAGAGGGACAGTAA
- the LOC139575025 gene encoding proline-rich AKT1 substrate 1-like, with product MASITQSSEPEIPDNHKESWLALLAAAEGYCQKSGCDLAILTACKKFWPSVVEGDERKRESGLPAGGRKWDFSYHVWGQGALAESSRRYMDDIAVLHSTSMLTAHRYTRLSAGDGGAKLVVDMPTDRAGLTGEGGVGTISPNTTLYSQSYPSIYHSGAVIGQAAGQHGNGEREREMAVMIEEAGRGRDIPGIGDLEEECEEEEDMDERSRNLNETAGVFSMDEDSLSRDCEPFFESDGEEESTDGSLSEDCPPPPRSMAMGQSFSSRHPNPMNMARSLPVSVPVWGFKGNRPHQGEGHSGERAGVADLDHIAASMKALLAPGANDGTEMFGGLPRPRLNTGDFSLKH from the exons ATGGCCTCCATCACCCAATCATCTGAGCCCGAGATCCCAGACAACCACAAAGAGAGCTGGCTGGCACTACTTGCCGCAGCGGAGGGATATTGTCAGAAGTCAGGCTGCGACCTGGCTATTCTTACAGCCTGTAAGAAGTTCTGGCCATCTGTagtggagggagatgagaggaaaaGGGAAAGTGGCTTGCCTGCCGGAGGCCGGAAGTGGGATTTCTCCTATCACGTGTGGGGTCAGGGGGCTTTGGCTGAGTCTTCGCGGCGCTACATGGACGACATTGCGGTGCTGCACTCCACATCTATGCTAACGGCGCATAGATATACACGTCTAAGTGCAGGAGACGGAGGAGCTAAACTGGTAGTGGACATGCCCACTGACAGGGCG GGCCTAACAGGTGAGGGTGGGGTGGGAACCATCAGTCCCAATACCACACTCTATTCGCAAAGCTACCCATCAATCTACCACTCAGGGGCTGTCATTGGCCAAGCTGCTGGGCAgcatgggaatggagagagggagcgagaaatGGCTGTGATGATAGAGGAGGCTGGACGAGGGAGAGACATTCCTGGAATTGGGGACTTGGAGGAAGagtgtgaggaagaggaggacatggACGAAAGGAGCCGTAATCTGAATGAGACTGCAG GAGTGTTTTCCATGGATGAGGACTCGCTGTCTCGTGACTGTGAACCATTCTTTGAGTccgatggagaggaggagagcactgatg GCTCGTTAAGTGAGGACTGTCCTCCTCCCCCGCGCAGCATGGCCATGGGGCAGTCGTTCTCATCCCGACACCCCAACCCCATGAACATGGCCCGCTCCCTCCCCGTGTCTGTTCCTGTGTGGGGATTCAAGGGCAACAGACCCCACCAGGGAGAAGGCCACAGTGGGGAACGG GCTGGTGTAGCTGACCTGGATCATATTGCTGCCAGCATGAAGGCCCTGTTGGCCCCTGGAGCCAACGACGGAACAGAAATGTTTGGAGGACTACCTCGCCCTCGCCTCAACACGGGAGACTTCTCCCTCAAACACTGA